A window from Zavarzinia compransoris encodes these proteins:
- a CDS encoding beta strand repeat-containing protein: MTGIFLPSTRHAALLATTALGLVAATGALANPTGGTVTQGGATISTAPGTVTVEQTTDRAVIEWRDFSIGEGETTRFLQPGSGSVALNRVTGDNPSAILGTLTANGNVFLINRSGILVGAGATVDVGGLVATTSDIDDGAFMAGGGLFDRPGGIAGAGVINDGTITVADHGLAALVGPTVANNGTIAARLGTVALGSAETFTVDLAGDGLISFDTGQPVARAGGAPQVANSGTIAADGGTVLLTAGQAASVVDKAIDMTGVITARSVGVDNGVIVLSGGEGTASVSGLIDGSGTTGGTTGGTVEVTGAQVRIESGATIDVSGTEGGGTARIGGGLKGQGATPRAATTVVAAGSTIDASATGSGHGGTIIVWSDRATEFAGNAFARGGAAGGNGGLIETSSKGVLSLGAALIDASAPLGQGGEWLIDPADVGIVDAGTVLPSNPFNPGTSSSLINIDSIIAVLQTGTDVTINTGSAGDGLTGSGTISYSATPAAFAIGGDGSATLTLNAVGAITWSGTLAATGDFTLRANAGERITFTLGSLSAQTIDLRGCLTSSSCGAPPVSVAVPPIGIVFDPFVAGTSGFVPTVTLTGQDVSLRGGLGGIFSDIDTTINVGRSLTLQGSGAQAFTFAANTFAPTAGATATFVPAFADTDLAYTQRETVDTLNSGIDNRDLEQLAGFASITLRTGAGVSTFAAAGTGGTAGITFDGAFAGATLNLAQDLIVDANGGGSIAVDTSLAVTSTANITLEADNEIRLPGGLTLDGDLTATAPNIFLGADLQSSGGALRLTGAVGAENSLGLMAGGDILIAGTLDGTEGSPSPIQPQIFLTSETGSVTVTGATGALFILESLTAFATTGISVADVATTLDQSYVAPTVILTGTTYQAGGGFDLEGAALVANAAAVTTAGNIRFSGTVARASGAATASLTASAGAGTSTGTVFIGDTVASAAAPLDALSVTGGSSFTVHSAWTSGNQSYSAPAGSFAGTRYVSSAGSIDAGGTVQGTVMGGALFDANGSAGFATLNMNAAGGTLEVIARTGNVTVAGPLGATTAPVDLRLQAAATLNVANLFSAGPVALTGATVRLAGTTYTAATGFAATGAVALAANAAITAGQDLTITGTVDLDSGAPAGTGLTLRSTAAGIAVTGAIGGGSAPAFVTADAAVAIALGNVATTGAQAYTAPAVTLNGTAYGAGGDFQVTGATLLNAAVGITTGGSTSLSATVTRAAGAAAAGLTVNAGGGSGGTIFIGGEAGTAASVLDAVSLTAGSSISVNNVRTSGNQTYSTLAALFNGTTYVSSAGSIDAAGVTQGTLTAGTLFDAAGNAGFGALDMSSTGGTLNVRARTGSILFGGAVGALSAPTALTATAATTLTAANLTSTGTIDLTAPAISLTGTAYGAGTGFSATGALGLLAGATVTAAGALTVTGTIDSQGSPANGLTLTSTAGAVTVTGAAGGTGALAFLTANAATALSLGSVVTTGNQTLAAPTVTLTGTTYRAGGTVGVTGTGLIANAVAIDATGGITFSAGIERAAGAATASLTALAGGGGPTGTIAVAGAIGSPGTALDSVTLTAGAGLALNGVVTSGDQSYAAATGSFAGGTYRATAGSITGLNVGQATLTASTTFTAGQNIRFGRIDMATTGLALAMTAQAGEIRLTGPVGGSGAPASITLQGASAIVAADLRATGAIALTAPAITLTGAVYQAGTTFAATGNLAFGGAAAVTAGQALTVSGTIDRLGSAPLDAAVALVSTGGDVRLGGAIGATQALGSLTVDAAGRAVLNSVRVTGDIALGGAAVELAGGTAPGGPNTPAVSQALVAGGAVTVTGPTLLAGTTVIDAGGGIAFSSTIDAAAGSTARLTAQAGGGLTAGGPIGGTNALAALDLSAGGPVTLLGARTTGALSLTSGTGLALGGTYASSAGALDIDGPLSLAGDVVLTAATAIQLSGPVTEASGGGTLRASAAGGDLAVNGAVEAGAVTLSASATLAVGAVTSRGDLALTGTTIQLTGGALVAGNDVLATGALALLGDATITGRRNVTVTGPIGAESGSPALGLTAETGFVAANGPITGLGDLTVEAATTASLGQTAIAGGLSVNAGSIQFTGPAYNAGGNIILDGPLSLAANTAVTAGGGVGFAGAIGSASASSPVGLTVSAGGGIAFLGAAGLASLNASAAGTIEVFADALTSGTLLYRSAAGLSFAEGSYRSSGGAVTLDGPVIFTGAVVFQAATDLNVTGAIDGVTDEGVYFGSATLIAGNNLIIPGAIGLDTPLAALNLQAGTMIDPLSVITFGPQTYTAPLIILAGTEYRTNGGAFTTNGALRLTAPAVTINTGVFTPITSPTLAAGGDLIMNGTATGQFVTLRTGNGMIEALHVAFSGLSVFGEGGSASMAGTLGTFTGPPAARHITRSSVNRAYLFNDCVMATFCGIQELEGATQISLPAIVPLAPPLIEIPDLIVARIDDPLGDASRFVFSNTGKDALWRLDLSFPAATEENGR; this comes from the coding sequence ATGACCGGTATCTTCCTGCCGTCCACGCGCCACGCCGCGCTGCTGGCCACCACCGCCCTCGGCCTCGTCGCCGCCACCGGCGCCCTTGCCAATCCGACCGGGGGCACCGTCACCCAGGGCGGCGCCACCATCAGCACCGCCCCGGGCACGGTGACCGTCGAGCAGACCACCGACCGCGCGGTGATCGAATGGCGCGACTTCTCGATCGGCGAGGGTGAGACCACCCGCTTCCTGCAACCGGGCAGCGGCTCCGTGGCCTTGAACCGGGTCACCGGCGACAATCCGTCGGCCATCCTCGGCACGCTGACCGCGAACGGCAACGTCTTCCTGATCAACCGCAGCGGCATCCTGGTCGGGGCCGGCGCCACCGTCGACGTCGGCGGCCTGGTCGCGACCACCAGCGATATCGACGACGGCGCCTTCATGGCCGGCGGCGGCCTGTTCGACCGGCCGGGCGGCATCGCCGGCGCCGGCGTGATCAACGACGGCACCATCACCGTGGCCGACCACGGCCTTGCCGCCCTGGTGGGCCCGACCGTGGCCAACAACGGCACGATCGCCGCCCGCCTCGGCACCGTCGCGCTCGGCAGCGCCGAGACCTTCACCGTCGACCTTGCCGGCGACGGCCTGATCTCCTTCGACACCGGCCAGCCGGTCGCCCGCGCGGGCGGCGCGCCCCAGGTCGCCAACAGCGGCACCATCGCCGCCGACGGCGGCACCGTCCTGCTCACCGCCGGCCAGGCGGCCTCGGTGGTCGACAAGGCGATCGACATGACCGGGGTGATTACGGCCCGCTCGGTCGGCGTCGACAACGGCGTGATCGTCCTCTCCGGCGGCGAGGGCACGGCCAGCGTCTCCGGCCTGATCGACGGCTCCGGCACGACTGGCGGCACAACCGGCGGCACGGTCGAAGTCACGGGCGCCCAGGTCCGCATCGAGAGCGGCGCGACCATCGACGTTTCGGGCACCGAAGGCGGCGGCACGGCCCGCATCGGCGGCGGCCTGAAGGGCCAGGGCGCGACGCCCCGGGCCGCGACCACGGTGGTTGCGGCCGGCAGCACGATCGACGCCTCGGCGACCGGCTCGGGCCACGGCGGCACGATCATCGTCTGGTCCGACCGCGCGACCGAATTCGCCGGCAATGCCTTTGCCCGCGGCGGTGCCGCCGGCGGCAACGGCGGCCTGATCGAAACCTCCAGCAAGGGCGTGCTCAGCCTCGGCGCCGCGCTGATCGATGCTTCCGCCCCGCTCGGCCAGGGCGGCGAATGGCTGATCGATCCGGCGGATGTCGGCATCGTCGATGCCGGCACCGTGCTGCCCTCGAACCCCTTCAACCCGGGCACGTCGTCGTCCCTGATCAATATCGATTCGATCATCGCCGTCCTGCAGACCGGGACCGACGTCACCATCAACACGGGCTCGGCCGGCGACGGCCTCACCGGCTCGGGCACCATTTCCTATAGCGCGACGCCGGCCGCCTTCGCGATCGGCGGCGACGGTTCCGCCACCCTGACCCTCAATGCGGTCGGCGCCATCACCTGGTCGGGCACGCTGGCCGCGACCGGGGATTTCACCCTGCGCGCCAATGCGGGCGAGCGCATCACCTTCACCCTGGGCAGCCTGTCGGCCCAGACCATCGACCTGCGGGGCTGCCTGACCTCTTCCAGCTGCGGCGCGCCCCCCGTCTCCGTGGCGGTGCCGCCGATCGGCATCGTGTTCGATCCCTTCGTCGCCGGGACCAGCGGCTTCGTCCCGACGGTGACGCTGACCGGGCAGGACGTCAGTCTCAGGGGCGGTCTCGGCGGCATTTTCTCCGACATCGACACCACCATCAACGTCGGCCGGTCCCTGACCCTTCAGGGCAGCGGCGCCCAGGCCTTCACCTTCGCCGCCAACACCTTCGCGCCCACCGCGGGCGCGACGGCGACCTTCGTGCCGGCCTTCGCCGATACCGACCTCGCCTATACCCAGCGCGAGACGGTCGATACGCTGAACAGCGGGATCGACAACCGGGACCTGGAGCAGCTGGCCGGCTTCGCCTCGATCACGCTGCGCACCGGCGCCGGGGTCTCGACCTTCGCCGCCGCCGGCACGGGCGGCACCGCCGGGATCACCTTCGACGGCGCCTTCGCCGGGGCCACGCTCAATCTCGCCCAGGACCTGATCGTGGACGCCAACGGCGGCGGCTCGATCGCCGTCGACACGTCGCTGGCCGTCACCTCGACCGCCAATATCACCCTCGAGGCGGACAATGAGATCCGCCTGCCCGGCGGCCTCACCCTGGACGGCGACCTGACCGCGACGGCGCCGAACATCTTCCTCGGCGCCGACCTGCAATCGAGCGGCGGCGCCCTGCGCCTGACCGGCGCCGTCGGGGCGGAGAATTCGCTGGGCCTGATGGCCGGCGGCGACATTCTGATCGCCGGCACGCTTGACGGCACCGAAGGCAGCCCCAGCCCGATTCAGCCCCAGATCTTCCTCACCTCCGAGACGGGATCGGTGACGGTGACGGGGGCGACCGGCGCCCTGTTCATCCTGGAAAGCCTGACCGCCTTCGCCACGACCGGGATTTCGGTCGCCGATGTCGCCACCACCCTGGACCAATCCTATGTCGCGCCGACGGTCATCCTGACCGGGACCACCTATCAGGCGGGCGGCGGTTTCGACCTGGAAGGCGCGGCCCTGGTCGCCAATGCGGCGGCCGTCACCACCGCCGGCAACATCCGTTTCTCGGGCACGGTGGCCCGGGCGTCCGGTGCCGCCACCGCCAGCCTGACCGCCAGCGCGGGCGCCGGCACTTCGACCGGCACGGTCTTCATCGGCGATACGGTCGCCAGCGCGGCGGCCCCCCTCGATGCGCTCAGCGTCACCGGCGGCAGCAGCTTCACCGTCCACAGTGCCTGGACCTCGGGCAATCAGAGCTACAGCGCCCCGGCCGGCAGTTTCGCCGGCACCCGCTATGTCTCGAGCGCGGGCAGCATCGATGCGGGCGGCACCGTGCAGGGCACCGTCATGGGCGGGGCCCTGTTCGATGCGAACGGCAGCGCCGGCTTCGCCACCTTGAACATGAATGCGGCCGGCGGCACGCTGGAAGTGATCGCGCGGACCGGCAACGTCACCGTCGCCGGCCCGCTGGGCGCCACCACGGCGCCCGTGGACCTGCGGCTCCAGGCGGCGGCAACGCTCAATGTCGCCAATCTCTTCTCGGCCGGGCCGGTGGCGCTGACCGGCGCCACCGTCCGCCTGGCCGGCACCACCTATACGGCGGCGACCGGCTTCGCCGCGACCGGCGCCGTCGCCCTGGCCGCCAATGCCGCCATCACCGCCGGCCAGGACCTGACGATCACCGGCACGGTCGACCTCGACAGCGGCGCCCCGGCGGGCACCGGCCTCACGCTTCGCTCGACCGCGGCCGGCATCGCCGTGACCGGGGCGATCGGCGGCGGCTCGGCCCCGGCCTTCGTCACCGCCGATGCGGCGGTCGCGATCGCGCTCGGCAATGTCGCCACCACCGGCGCGCAGGCCTATACCGCGCCCGCCGTCACCCTGAACGGCACGGCCTATGGCGCCGGCGGCGACTTCCAGGTCACCGGGGCAACCCTGCTGAATGCGGCGGTCGGCATCACCACCGGCGGCAGCACCTCCCTGTCCGCTACCGTCACCCGGGCGGCGGGGGCGGCGGCCGCCGGCCTCACCGTCAATGCCGGCGGCGGCTCGGGCGGGACGATCTTCATCGGCGGCGAGGCGGGCACCGCCGCCTCCGTGCTCGATGCGGTCAGCCTGACCGCGGGCAGCAGCATTTCGGTGAACAATGTCCGCACCTCCGGCAACCAGACCTACAGCACCCTTGCCGCGCTTTTCAACGGCACCACCTATGTCTCGTCCGCGGGCTCGATCGATGCCGCCGGCGTGACCCAGGGGACGCTGACCGCCGGCACCCTGTTCGATGCCGCGGGCAATGCCGGCTTCGGCGCGCTCGACATGTCCTCGACCGGCGGCACGCTGAACGTCCGGGCCCGGACCGGCAGCATCCTGTTCGGCGGCGCGGTGGGCGCCCTTTCCGCCCCGACCGCCCTGACCGCGACGGCGGCGACCACCCTGACCGCGGCCAACCTGACCTCGACCGGCACGATCGACCTGACCGCCCCTGCCATCAGCCTGACCGGCACCGCCTATGGCGCCGGCACCGGCTTCAGCGCGACGGGCGCGCTCGGCCTGCTGGCCGGCGCCACCGTCACCGCCGCCGGGGCCCTGACCGTGACCGGCACGATCGACAGCCAGGGCAGCCCGGCCAACGGCCTGACCCTGACCTCGACCGCCGGCGCCGTGACCGTGACCGGCGCCGCCGGCGGGACCGGGGCCCTGGCCTTCCTGACCGCCAATGCGGCGACCGCCCTCTCGCTCGGCAGTGTCGTCACCACCGGCAACCAGACCCTGGCCGCGCCGACCGTCACCCTGACCGGCACCACCTATCGGGCGGGCGGCACGGTCGGCGTTACCGGCACCGGCCTGATCGCCAATGCGGTGGCGATCGATGCCACCGGCGGCATTACCTTCTCCGCCGGCATCGAGCGGGCCGCCGGCGCCGCGACCGCCAGCCTGACCGCGCTGGCGGGCGGCGGCGGCCCGACCGGCACTATCGCGGTGGCGGGCGCCATCGGCAGCCCGGGTACCGCCCTCGACAGCGTCACCCTGACCGCCGGCGCCGGCCTCGCCCTGAACGGCGTCGTCACCAGCGGCGACCAGTCCTATGCCGCGGCGACCGGCAGTTTCGCCGGCGGCACCTATCGCGCGACCGCGGGCAGCATCACCGGCCTCAATGTCGGCCAGGCCACGCTGACCGCGAGCACGACCTTCACGGCCGGCCAGAACATCCGCTTCGGCCGGATCGACATGGCCACCACCGGGCTTGCCCTGGCCATGACCGCCCAGGCGGGCGAGATCCGCCTGACCGGACCGGTGGGCGGCAGCGGCGCCCCCGCCTCGATCACCCTGCAAGGGGCGAGTGCGATCGTCGCCGCCGACCTCCGCGCCACCGGTGCGATCGCCCTGACCGCGCCCGCGATCACCCTGACCGGCGCCGTCTATCAGGCCGGCACCACCTTTGCCGCCACCGGCAATCTCGCCTTCGGCGGGGCCGCCGCGGTGACCGCGGGGCAGGCCCTGACCGTCAGCGGCACCATCGACCGCCTGGGCTCGGCGCCGCTCGACGCCGCCGTCGCCCTGGTCTCGACCGGCGGCGACGTCCGCCTGGGCGGGGCGATCGGCGCGACCCAGGCGCTGGGCAGCCTGACGGTCGATGCCGCCGGCCGCGCGGTGCTGAACAGCGTGCGGGTGACCGGCGATATCGCCCTCGGCGGTGCTGCCGTCGAACTGGCCGGCGGCACCGCTCCGGGCGGCCCCAACACCCCCGCCGTCAGCCAGGCCCTCGTGGCCGGCGGCGCCGTCACCGTCACCGGCCCGACCCTGCTGGCCGGCACCACCGTGATCGACGCGGGCGGCGGCATCGCCTTCTCGAGCACGATCGATGCGGCCGCGGGCAGCACCGCCAGGCTGACCGCACAGGCCGGCGGCGGCCTGACCGCCGGCGGCCCGATCGGCGGCACCAATGCCCTTGCCGCCCTCGACCTTTCGGCGGGCGGCCCCGTCACCCTGCTCGGGGCGCGCACCACCGGGGCCCTGTCGCTGACTTCGGGCACCGGCCTCGCCCTTGGCGGCACCTATGCCAGCAGCGCCGGCGCCCTCGACATCGACGGCCCGCTGAGCCTTGCCGGCGATGTCGTGCTGACCGCCGCGACCGCGATCCAATTGTCCGGCCCGGTGACCGAGGCATCGGGCGGCGGCACCCTGCGGGCAAGTGCCGCGGGCGGCGACCTCGCGGTGAACGGCGCCGTCGAGGCCGGCGCGGTCACGCTCAGCGCCAGCGCGACGCTGGCCGTCGGCGCCGTCACCTCGCGCGGCGACCTGGCCTTGACGGGCACGACCATCCAACTGACCGGCGGCGCCCTCGTCGCCGGCAACGACGTGCTGGCGACCGGGGCCCTGGCGCTGCTGGGCGATGCCACGATCACCGGCCGGCGCAATGTCACCGTCACCGGGCCGATCGGGGCGGAAAGCGGGTCGCCCGCCCTCGGCCTGACGGCGGAGACCGGTTTCGTCGCCGCCAACGGGCCAATCACCGGGCTCGGCGACCTGACGGTCGAGGCCGCGACCACGGCGAGCCTGGGCCAAACGGCCATCGCCGGCGGCCTGTCCGTCAATGCCGGCAGCATCCAATTCACCGGCCCCGCCTATAATGCCGGCGGCAACATCATCCTGGACGGGCCGCTCAGCCTCGCGGCGAATACCGCCGTCACCGCCGGCGGCGGCGTCGGCTTCGCCGGCGCGATCGGCAGCGCGAGCGCTTCGAGCCCGGTCGGCCTGACCGTGAGCGCGGGCGGCGGCATCGCCTTCCTCGGCGCGGCCGGCCTTGCCAGCCTGAACGCCAGCGCCGCCGGCACGATCGAAGTCTTTGCCGACGCCCTGACCAGCGGCACCCTGCTCTATCGCTCGGCGGCGGGCCTGTCCTTCGCCGAGGGCAGCTACCGCAGTTCGGGCGGCGCGGTCACGCTGGACGGCCCGGTGATCTTCACCGGCGCCGTCGTCTTCCAGGCCGCGACCGATCTCAACGTCACCGGCGCCATCGACGGCGTCACCGACGAGGGCGTCTATTTCGGCTCGGCCACGCTGATCGCCGGCAACAATCTGATCATCCCCGGCGCCATCGGCCTCGATACGCCGCTGGCGGCCCTGAACCTTCAGGCCGGCACGATGATCGATCCGCTGTCGGTGATCACCTTCGGGCCGCAGACCTATACCGCGCCCCTGATCATTCTCGCCGGCACCGAATATCGCACCAACGGCGGCGCCTTCACCACCAACGGCGCCCTGCGCCTGACCGCGCCGGCCGTCACCATCAACACCGGCGTCTTCACCCCCATAACCAGTCCCACCCTCGCCGCCGGCGGCGACCTCATCATGAACGGCACGGCCACCGGCCAATTCGTGACCCTGCGCACCGGCAACGGCATGATCGAGGCGCTGCATGTCGCCTTCAGCGGGCTCTCGGTCTTCGGCGAGGGCGGCAGCGCGTCGATGGCCGGCACGCTCGGCACGTTCACCGGGCCGCCGGCCGCCCGCCACATCACCCGCTCGTCGGTCAACCGGGCCTATCTGTTCAACGACTGCGTCATGGCGACCTTCTGCGGCATCCAGGAACTGGAGGGCGCGACCCAGATCAGCCTGCCGGCGATCGTGCCCCTGGCCCCGCCCTTGATCGAGATCCCGGACCTGATCGTCGCCCGGATCGACGATCCGCTCGGCGATGCGTCCCGCTTCGTCTTCTCCAACACCGGCAAGGACGCCCTGTGGCGCCTCGACCTCAGCTTCCCCGCCGCGACCGAGGAGAACGGCCGATGA
- a CDS encoding ShlB/FhaC/HecB family hemolysin secretion/activation protein has protein sequence MTRRVRAHRSTTGLFTPRLPSAPARALNLPALALPALALPALALPALALPVLILAAGTGPALAQSVPDAARPSIAPEAITPLPPAAAPAFEVAPAPAGSPPAGAETVTFTLSGVALDGVTAYGADELAGFYADRIGKTVSLADVFAIAAAIEAYYRADGYFLTRVVVPAQRIEGGRIQLAVVEGYIKSVAVVGDAGGAQDLVEAMAGRIAEGGGPARLDALERQLLLINDLPGLSARGTLSPVAGERGASQLTVEVTRKAVDGFVTFDNRSSRYLGPWSASAGVGANSFTALAERVEVVGFSSLFSERQRLYQLSGAFTLNEDGLTLKTYASYAPGEPGGRLSQLDLQTEATRFGFALAYPVLRGRQTNLNAGLAFDWLDEDGDAFGGAVLHDRLRVLRFTADADHRDSLAGVTRIEAGLHLGLDLFDASSGQEPNPSRTGADGTFVKGTVEISRLQRLFPLGDGAVDLLLLAAGQYSEGPLLADEEFRLGGYRFGRGYTPGEISGDRALAASAELQFTSTLDEAVEGGRFHLPYQLYAFYDAGRVWDRGVDEPGSESLTAAGAGVRLFVAETARAEVELAKPLTRDRNDRSDDERRPGLFFRLVTSF, from the coding sequence ATGACGAGACGAGTTCGCGCACACCGCAGCACCACCGGCCTGTTCACCCCTCGCCTGCCGTCCGCCCCGGCGCGGGCCCTTAACCTTCCCGCCCTGGCCCTTCCCGCCCTGGCCCTTCCCGCCCTGGCCCTTCCCGCCCTGGCCCTTCCCGTCCTGATTTTGGCCGCGGGAACCGGTCCCGCCCTGGCCCAGAGCGTGCCCGACGCGGCCCGGCCGAGCATCGCCCCCGAAGCCATCACCCCCCTGCCGCCCGCGGCCGCCCCCGCCTTCGAGGTTGCGCCCGCCCCCGCCGGCAGCCCCCCCGCCGGTGCGGAAACCGTCACCTTCACCCTGAGCGGCGTCGCCCTCGACGGCGTGACCGCCTATGGCGCCGACGAGCTTGCCGGCTTCTATGCCGACCGTATCGGCAAGACCGTGTCGCTGGCCGACGTCTTCGCCATCGCCGCCGCGATCGAGGCCTATTACCGCGCCGACGGCTATTTCCTGACCCGGGTGGTGGTGCCGGCCCAGCGGATCGAAGGCGGCCGCATCCAGCTTGCCGTGGTCGAGGGCTATATCAAGTCGGTCGCGGTCGTCGGCGACGCCGGCGGCGCCCAGGACCTGGTCGAGGCCATGGCCGGCCGCATCGCCGAAGGCGGCGGCCCGGCCCGGCTGGACGCCCTGGAACGCCAATTGCTGCTGATCAACGACCTGCCCGGCCTGAGCGCCCGCGGCACCCTGAGCCCGGTCGCCGGCGAGCGCGGCGCCAGCCAGCTGACGGTCGAGGTGACGCGGAAGGCGGTCGACGGCTTCGTCACCTTCGACAACCGCTCGTCCCGCTACCTCGGGCCGTGGAGCGCCTCGGCCGGCGTCGGCGCCAACAGTTTCACCGCCCTTGCCGAGCGGGTGGAAGTGGTCGGCTTCTCTTCCCTCTTCAGCGAGCGGCAGCGGCTCTACCAATTGAGCGGCGCTTTCACCCTGAACGAGGACGGCCTGACCCTGAAGACCTATGCCTCCTATGCCCCGGGGGAGCCGGGCGGACGCCTGTCCCAGCTCGACCTTCAGACCGAGGCCACGCGCTTCGGCTTCGCGCTCGCCTATCCCGTGCTGCGCGGGCGCCAGACCAACCTCAACGCCGGCCTCGCCTTCGACTGGCTGGACGAGGACGGCGATGCCTTCGGCGGCGCCGTGCTGCACGACCGCCTGCGCGTGCTGCGCTTCACCGCCGATGCCGACCATCGCGACAGTCTCGCCGGCGTCACCCGGATCGAGGCCGGGCTGCACCTCGGCCTCGACCTGTTCGACGCCTCCAGCGGGCAGGAGCCGAACCCCTCGCGCACCGGGGCCGACGGCACCTTCGTCAAGGGCACGGTGGAAATCAGCCGCCTGCAACGCCTGTTCCCGCTCGGCGACGGCGCCGTCGACCTGCTGCTGCTGGCCGCCGGCCAATACAGCGAGGGGCCCCTGCTGGCGGACGAGGAATTCCGTCTGGGCGGCTATCGCTTCGGCCGCGGCTATACCCCGGGCGAGATCAGCGGCGACCGGGCGCTCGCGGCCAGCGCCGAGCTGCAATTTACCTCGACCCTCGACGAGGCGGTGGAGGGCGGGCGCTTCCACCTGCCCTATCAGCTCTATGCCTTCTATGACGCCGGCCGGGTCTGGGACCGGGGGGTGGACGAACCGGGATCCGAATCGCTGACGGCGGCCGGCGCCGGCGTCCGCCTGTTCGTGGCCGAAACCGCCCGGGCGGAAGTGGAATTGGCTAAGCCCCTGACCCGTGACCGCAACGACCGCAGCGACGACGAGCGCCGCCCCGGCCTCTTCTTCCGCCTGGTCACCAGCTTCTGA
- a CDS encoding serine/threonine-protein kinase: protein MLGHTYRITAFLARGGMGEVYRATHDTLGTEHAIKIIRPELAGVPEVIELFRREAMTLRRIHHRGIVSYDGLFRDEQGRTYLVMEFVDGPSLGHVMRERPLTVDEVRMVRRRAAEALAVAHEAGVFHRDLSPDNIIFENGQIDQPKIIDFGIAKLADPSEKTVVGDQFAGKYSYVSPEQFGLYGGQVDGRADIYSLALVLAAAAIGEKLDMGYSLQTAVAKRGEVPDLARLPAELRPEIGAMLAPDPAGRPQSMRDLVEAEITRPGTKPVGVPGKRGKAPAGTGETRKGASRLALWIGLGLIAIAAGGIGVVAVVKPELLFGKPTQIADGTTTGSTLPDQPSPPPPPPIELPSPPPPPPVELPPPPPPPPVELPPPPPPPPVELPSPPPPPPVELPSPPPPPPVELPSPPPPPPVELPSPPPPPPPPPPPPASVERVVPVTLCDRLAADPEDMTRAIENGRPVAGVEIGRISRDAVAQCQTAVESNPDVARFHFQLGRAYVAAEDYARALEQMLLAADLGHNVARGDASYLLARRLKGITPDIARAIKVGLPAAEAGVVSAMMNVAFAYRLDNPGTQDFAQARAWYRRAADAGAEAAMFALGQLLETTNGGPRDIEGAKELYRRAAAKGHENSRKALQRLGN from the coding sequence GTGCTCGGCCATACCTATCGCATCACCGCCTTCCTGGCCCGGGGCGGCATGGGCGAGGTCTACCGCGCCACCCACGATACGCTCGGCACCGAACACGCGATCAAGATCATCCGCCCCGAACTGGCGGGCGTGCCCGAGGTGATCGAATTGTTCCGGCGCGAGGCGATGACGCTGCGCCGGATCCACCACCGCGGCATCGTTTCCTACGACGGCCTGTTCCGCGACGAACAGGGCCGGACCTACCTGGTGATGGAATTCGTCGACGGGCCCTCGCTCGGCCATGTCATGCGCGAGCGGCCACTGACGGTGGACGAGGTGCGCATGGTCCGGCGCCGGGCGGCCGAGGCCCTGGCCGTCGCCCATGAGGCGGGCGTCTTCCACCGCGACCTGTCGCCCGACAACATCATTTTCGAGAACGGCCAGATCGACCAGCCGAAGATCATCGACTTCGGCATCGCCAAACTGGCCGATCCGTCCGAGAAGACCGTGGTCGGCGACCAGTTCGCCGGCAAATATTCCTATGTCTCGCCCGAGCAGTTCGGCCTCTACGGCGGCCAGGTGGACGGGCGCGCCGATATCTACAGCCTGGCCCTGGTGCTGGCCGCCGCCGCCATCGGCGAAAAGCTGGACATGGGCTATTCGTTGCAGACCGCGGTCGCGAAGCGCGGCGAAGTGCCCGACCTCGCGCGCCTGCCGGCGGAACTGCGCCCCGAGATCGGCGCCATGCTGGCCCCCGATCCGGCCGGCCGGCCGCAATCGATGCGCGACCTTGTCGAGGCGGAGATCACGCGGCCCGGCACCAAGCCCGTGGGCGTGCCCGGCAAGCGCGGCAAAGCCCCCGCCGGCACCGGCGAGACCCGGAAAGGCGCCAGCCGGCTGGCCCTGTGGATCGGCCTCGGCCTGATCGCCATCGCCGCCGGCGGCATCGGCGTCGTCGCCGTGGTGAAGCCGGAGCTTCTGTTCGGCAAACCCACCCAGATCGCCGACGGCACCACCACCGGCAGCACCCTGCCCGACCAGCCGTCGCCGCCACCGCCGCCGCCGATCGAGCTGCCGTCGCCGCCGCCTCCGCCGCCGGTCGAACTGCCGCCGCCGCCGCCTCCGCCGCCGGTCGAACTGCCGCCGCCGCCGCCTCCGCCGCCGGTCGAACTGCCCTCGCCGCCGCCTCCGCCGCCGGTCGAGCTACCCTCGCCACCGCCCCCGCCGCCGGTCGAACTGCCCTCGCCACCGCCCCCGCCGCCGGTCGAGCTACCCTCGCCGCCGCCACCGCCTCCTCCTCCTCCGCCGCCGCCGGCATCGGTCGAGCGCGTCGTGCCGGTCACGCTTTGCGATCGCCTGGCCGCGGATCCCGAGGATATGACGCGGGCGATCGAGAACGGCCGTCCGGTGGCCGGTGTCGAGATCGGCCGCATTTCCCGCGATGCCGTCGCCCAATGCCAGACGGCGGTCGAGAGCAATCCCGATGTCGCCCGCTTCCATTTCCAGCTGGGCCGGGCCTATGTCGCAGCCGAGGACTATGCCCGGGCGCTGGAACAGATGCTGCTGGCCGCCGATCTCGGCCACAATGTCGCCCGGGGCGACGCATCCTATCTTCTCGCCCGGCGCCTCAAGGGCATCACGCCCGATATCGCCCGGGCGATCAAGGTCGGGTTGCCGGCGGCGGAAGCCGGGGTGGTGTCGGCCATGATGAATGTCGCCTTCGCCTACCGGCTGGACAATCCGGGCACCCAGGACTTCGCCCAGGCCCGGGCCTGGTACCGCCGCGCGGCCGATGCCGGCGCCGAGGCGGCGATGTTCGCCCTCGGCCAATTGCTCGAAACCACCAATGGCGGCCCCCGCGACATCGAGGGCGCCAAGGAGCTCTACCGCCGGGCCGCGGCCAAGGGCCACGAGAATTCGCGCAAGGCCTTGCAGCGGCTGGGCAACTGA